In the Hordeum vulgare subsp. vulgare chromosome 7H, MorexV3_pseudomolecules_assembly, whole genome shotgun sequence genome, one interval contains:
- the LOC123413396 gene encoding non-specific lipid transfer protein GPI-anchored 11-like, whose protein sequence is MILVPLPPTKPQQHFRCRSSHAAAALHLLLLGVAMASGAARAHAVNAPCCNLLQGVNLVPCLAMAAPSGGAVNISAACCASLNEALDAGRRCLCSLLLANGVLAGLVATLIPTLPMVLPLPGCYLCAPPLAACQATLLPTDYGASPASVAASVGGAAAGVAVNPPPPQAAVAPPPKNGSVAGRKDGGRTDGGAGNGSTEEQSVRRSDAFVSEGRMYMLIFAVVIAVFFFD, encoded by the exons ATGATCTTAGTGCCACTGCCACCAACCAAGCCGCAACAACACTTCCGGTGCCGATCATCACACGCGGCCGCGGCCCTCCATCTGCTACTTCTCGGTGTAGCAATGGcgagcggcgccgcaagggcGCACGCCGTCAACGCGCCGTGCTGCAACCTGCTCCAGGGGGTGAACCTGGTGCCGTGCCTGGCGATGGCGGCGCCCAGCGGCGGCGCCGTGAACATAAGCGCCGCCTGCTGCGCGTCGCTGAACGAGGCGCTCGACGCCGGCCGCCGCTGCCTGTGCTCGCTGCTGCTGGCCAACGGCGTGCTCGCCGGCCTCGTCGCCACGCTGATCCCCACGCTGCCCATGGTGCTGCCGCTGCCCGGGTGCTACCTCTGCGCCCCTCCTCTCGCGGCCTGTCAAG CAACGTTGCTGCCGACGGATTATGGTGCGTCGCCGGCGTCGGTGGCTGCGAGCGTGGGGGGTGCTGCTGCTGGTGTCGCGGTGAATCCGCCGCCTCCTCAGGCCGCCGTTGCGCCACCGCCTAAGAATGGTAGTGTGGCTGGGAGGAAGGATGGTGGGAGGACGGACGGGGGCGCCGGTAATGGCTCAACGGAGGAGCAGAGCGTTAGAAGGAGCGACGCGTTTGTCAGTGAGGGTAGGATGTACATGCTGATCTTCGCGGTGGTCATAGCTGTATTTTTCTTCGATTAA
- the LOC123413397 gene encoding exocyst complex component EXO70E2-like — protein MAFPTSPGSSISSYGSTLTLSSCPSSYISVGSSNPSSLTAGTGLVAPAGRAGDHSPALAATAAPEFTQGKKLQQHQDPPESEARFPKQEINGWEHPYLCSPSKQLKNVSTSIKEISRWARSSSGVKVNSNIRLLESVLSLIQVVTSAAPHPDHIVDMIRVHDALANLLLVLPKNIVPFLVQNFSPIVDELDPKRGAPLSVRFEKTLHDLRRSIRSGLQVLNVKIFDYTSEVVPQGGGVHEITKYLLKYIMSLLDNGRSLKIILVSDEQDAVVAMETLQDVVATLICHLEIMLEKESHRYKDAGLKQMFMVNNVNFLLHQVECSEIRYLLGDDWVLKHRDQLKDHISRFINISWESVMCCFHVKTNKISIFSSLPTLQIFNLEFEKTYSTQKTWKVENPLLRSNMRKSVSEKLVQAYTTYLENHKNKAPKLMKYTPEDLEELLSDLFEG, from the coding sequence ATGGCGTTTCCAACGAGCCCTGGTTCCAGTATAAGCAGCTATGGTTCTACTCTGACGCTGAGCAGCTGCCCCAGCTCCTACATCTCCGTGGGCAGCAGCAACCCAAGCTCACTTACGGCCGGGACCGGGCTCGTAGCTCCAGCCGGACGAGCCGGTGATCACAGCCCAGCACTAGCAGCCACAGCAGCTCCTGAATTCACACAGGGAAAGAAGCTTCAGCAGCATCAGGATCCTCCGGAATCAGAAGCAAGGTTCCCTAAGCAAGAAATCAATGGCTGGGAGCATCCATACCTCTGTTCGCCATCGAAGCAACTCAAGAATGTAAGTACTTCCATCAAGGAGATCAGTCGCTGGGCAAGATCTTCATCAGGAGTAAAGGTGAACTCGAATATCCGGCTCTTGGAGTCTGTGTTATCTTTAATACAAGTGGTAACTTCGGCAGCACCGCACCCAGATCACATCGTCGACATGATACGGGTCCATGATGCGCTTGCTAACCTGTTGCTTGTCCTGCCCAAGAATATCGTTCCTTTCCTGGTGCAAAATTTCTCTCCGATTGTAGATGAATTAGACCCGAAAAGAGGTGCACCTTTATCAGTAAGGTTTGAGAAGACACTGCACGATTTGCGAAGAAGCATAAGGAGTGGTCTTCAGGTACTCAATGTCAAGATCTTTGATTATACATCTGAAGTAGTCCCACAAGGTGGTGGTGTCCATGAGATCACCAAATACTTGTTGAAATACATCATGTCACTTCTGGACAATGGCAGATCTCTCAAAATCATACTTGTCAGCGATGAACAGGATGCCGTGGTTGCAATGGAGACGCTGCAAGATGTTGTTGCTACCTTGATCTGTCACTTGGAAATTATGCTTGAGAAAGAATCTCATCGCTATAAAGATGCAGGGCTGAAACAAATGTTCATGGTGAATAATGTGAACTTTTTGTTACATCAAGTAGAATGCTCGGAGATAAGGTATCTTCTAGGAGATGATTGGGTTCTGAAGCACCGAGACCAACTGAAGGACCACATCTCACGGTTCATCAACATTTCTTGGGAATCCGTCATGTGTTGCTTCCATGTAAAGACCAACAAAATCTCAATCTTTTCTAGCCTACCAACACTGCAAATATTTAACCTGGAATTTGAGAAAACTTACTCGACTCAGAAGACATGGAAAGTTGAAAATCCTCTGCTCCGGTCCAATATGCGCAAATCAGTATCAGAGAAGCTTGTTCAGGCTTACACTACATACCTTGAGAATCACAAAAACAAAGCTCCAAAGcttatgaagtacacccctgaagATCTTGAAGAGCTGCTGTCAGATCTGTTCGAAGGATAA
- the LOC123413398 gene encoding exocyst complex component EXO70E2-like, translating into MAFPKSPATTVSSYASTPLSSCPSSSISTGCSTPATPNPFAVAAISPAEIRYIVPAGRASNHKPVLAATGTPEFTQGKKLQQHQDQDHKPALAATGTPEFAQGQKLQQHQDLPESAAKFPKQENPAPATTGSMEFIQGKKPQQHQDLLESAANFPNQEINGWEHPDLCSPSKLLKNASTSIKEISRWARSSTGSKVNSNIRLLQFLFSLIQVITSTTPHPDHVVAMIRVHEALANLLLVLPKNIFPFLLQHFAQFVDELCPKRGASLSERFGNTLHDLRRSIKSGLQVLKDMILDYTSDIVPQGGGVHEITKYLLKYIMSLLDNGTSLKIILVGDEQDGKVAMETLQDIVATLISHLEIMLEKESHRYKDAGLKQMFMVNNVKFLLYQVEGSEIGYLLGDDWVLKHRDQLKEHVSSFINISWESVMRCFHVKTSKIPIFSSLPTLRIFNLEFEKTYWTQKTWKVENPLLRSNMRTSVSEKLVQAYSTYLENHKNKAPKLMKYTPEDLEELLSDLFEG; encoded by the coding sequence ATGGCGTTCCCAAAGAGCCCTGCTACCACCGTGAGCAGCTATGCTTCTACTCCGCTGAGTAGCTGCCCCAGCTCCTCCATCTCCACAGGCTGCAGCACCCCTGCCACCCCAAACCCCTTTGCAGTCGCCGCAATAAGCCCCGCCGAGATCCGGTACATAGTTCCAGCCGGACGTGCCAGTAACCACAAGCCGGTGCTAGCAGCCACAGGCACTCCTGAATTCACACAGGGCAAGAAGCTTCAGCAGCATCAGGATCAGGATCACAAGCCGGCGCTAGCAGCCACAGGAACTCCTGAATTCGCACAGGgacagaagcttcagcagcaTCAGGATCTTCCGGAATCAGCAGCGAAGTTCCCTAAGCAAGAAAACCCAGCACCAGCAACCACAGGAAGTATGGAATTCATACAGGGAAAGAAGCCTCAGCAGCATCAGGATCTTCTTGAATCAGCAGCGAACTTCCCTAACCAAGAAATCAATGGCTGGGAGCATCCAGACCTCTGTTCACCATCAAAGCTGCTCAAGAACGCAAGTACTTCTATCAAGGAGATCAGTCGCTGGGCAAGATCTTCAACGGGGTCAAAGGTGAACTCAAATATCCGGCTCTTGCAGTTTCTATTTTCTTTGATACAAGTGATAACTTCGACAACACCACACCCAGATCACGTCGTCGCCATGATACGAGTCCACGAAGCGCTTGCTAACCTGTTGCTGGTCCTGCCCAAGAATATATTCCCTTTCCTGTTGCAACACTTCGCTCAGTTTGTAGATGAACTATGCCCGAAAAGAGGTGCATCGCTATCAGAAAGGTTTGGAAACACACTGCATGATTTGCGAAGAAGCATAAAAAGTGGACTTCAGGTACTCAAAGACATGATCTTGGACTATACATCTGACATAGTCCCCCAAGGTGGTGGTGTCCATGAGATCACCAAATACTTGTTAAAATACATCATGTCACTTCTGGACAATGGCACCTCTCTCAAGATCATACTTGTCGGTGATGAACAGGATGGCAAGGTTGCAATGGAGACGCTGCAAGATATTGTTGCTACCTTGATCTCTCACTTGGAAATTATGCTTGAGAAAGAATCTCATCGATATAAAGATGCAGGGTTGAAACAAATGTTCATGGTGAATAATGTGAAGTTTTTGTTATATCAAGTAGAAGGCTCAGAGATAGGGTATCTTCTAGGAGATGATTGGGTTCTGAAGCACCGAGACCAACTAAAGGAACACGTCTCATCGTTTATCAACATTTCTTGGGAATCTGTCATGCGTTGCTTCCATGTAAAGACCAGCAAAATCCCAATCTTTTCTAGCCTACCAACACTGCGAATATTTAACCTGGAATTTGAGAAAACCTACTGGACTCAGAAGACATGGAAAGTTGAAAATCCTCTGCTCCGGTCCAATATGCGTACATCAGTATCAGAGAAGCTTGTTCAGGCTTACAGTACATACCTTGAGAATCACAAAAACAAAGCTCCAAAGcttatgaagtacacccctgaagATCTTGAAGAGCTGCTGTCAGATCTGTTTGAAGGATAA
- the LOC123409109 gene encoding uncharacterized protein LOC123409109 has translation MASASASSLFLAPPEFPRRRQIAGRSTPAPAPTNPPGRLAPAPTIRSSRRFAAARCEAALVPAWRLRAPPRRRNVLRDKAPPPLVVRPPYHEALGSRRQLDTDRPPLVGVTGEPQSASPDDHALPDPEEKSGISDCLDAGPSRNAVADSKSDGQKDLDWDAEESHFGGNGTGPVFSVYQDPDGNAVHVEVNEDEIVNRCESADGEGTDDLQSMLSRARVMAKGFESGEHEVPKNSSLFRFVATEKKESHVADADVSVVQANMTLSMAVARGGFAAFCGVCIVLMASQLIWRNIKAPFSRKLFHVPRPGMRAGQLDKGNIKVISNTYMFPGDLLVRPQLERRELMNNLKKAKMSRERFSFRNVFSTSTVANDDNAGITYIRRMVTDVHTLEEGNLGKSKAENNDSVVFPHPVVATEEEISASYVRQSVYLDAVSELDSSELPNISSSNGTVEQSVKQPVDFKNGAPIIDTSIKNQYVIEKIEQPESSYIDESTADAKDRTSVIYAAEKELHICSADEHSVSPNTINTPSAEFERKEQFAEITASIQGLKPSVSFSSDRQMICKDDGSHQIINNVVPEKADDFSPNCVNISSSGLKYNGASLANSENDISCLQETEAPITFANDAQTANCEDFAHCVSIIGKEAGKDLLMTDISTMKSPQRISKEPVDLTTDNMQSMQEPEPSNHDGKQIIYGNVTNHKIDIVHNETRTSSETVPLYGLLQEETVQHKGAEVEISEEQVKITSSNKEVRAYLKKDKAKLQKEMCNDKLSGTKLSAEGVPGTGIVVDPSNGVQKTKRVARKRLKKVQINQGVAEIVAEQDVIHNSSMVDQVNSSQNVKRARRRNQTNAFRTQGSQTREEIPETALMANLPDDAPRSENMNPLGDAGSSAGALSSKDVLRESQPSRFSARTTMKEELKLNCQTSERVEAATTETKTNMHDYNVMHEGSTDFNKSKTKMGVAAAKKSTKRKSLLKRTKPSNAVSNKDSKEPTGD, from the exons ATGGCGAGCGCCTCCGCCTCCTCTCTCTTCCTTGCGCCACCCGAAttcccccgccgccgccagatcgccggcCGCTCCACCCCCGCGCCCGCGCCCACGAATCCCCCCGGCCGCCTAGCCCCCGCCCCCACAATCCGTTCCTCGAGGCGCTTCGCGGCTGCCCGCTGCGAGGCCGCCCTCGTCCCGGCGTGGCGCCTCCGCGCGCCGCCCCGTCGCCGGAACGTGCTGCGCGACAAGGCGCCGCCGCCGCTGGTGGTTCGCCCTCCCTACCACGAGGCCCTCGGTTCTCGTCGGCAGTTGGACACGGACCGCCCTCCTTTGGTTGGTGTCACTGGAGAGCCGCAGTCTGCCTCGCCCGATGATCACGCGTTACCGGATCCTGAGGAGAAATCGGGCATTTCTGATTGTCTGGATGCCGGTCCAAGTCGGAATGCAGTGGCTGATTCCAAGTCGGATGGTCAGAAGGATTTGGATTGGGATGCAGAAGAGAGCCATTTCGGCGGCAATGGGACTGGTCCCGTATTCAGTGTATATCAAGACCCAGACGGCAATGCGGTGCACGTTGAGGTGAATGAGGATGAAATCGTTAACAGGTGCGAGAGTGCAGATGGAGAAGGGACTGACGATTTGCAGTCCATGTTGTCTCGTGCAAGAGTAATGGCTAAGGGGTTTGAAAGTGGCGAACACGAGGTTCCAAAGAATAGCTCACTGTTTCGGTTCGTAGCCACCGAGAAGAAGGAATCGCATGTTGCGGATGCCGATGTTTCAGTTGTGCAGGCAAATATGACTCTTTCGATGGCTGTTGCACGGGGTGGTTTTGCAGCATTTTGTGGTGTGTGCATTGTATTGATGGCGTCGCAGTTGATTTGGAGGAACATCAAGGCACCTTTTTCTAGAAAGTTGTTTCATGTACCTAGACCAGGGATGAGAGCTGGTCAATTGGACAAGGGTAACATCAAGGTAATCAGTAATACATATATGTTTCCAGGAGATTTACTGGTAAGACCGCAGTTAGAGAGGAGAGAATTGATGAACAACCTCAAAAAAGCCAAAATGTCACGAGAACGGTTCTCCTTCAGAAATGTATTTAGTACCAGTACTGTTGCAAATGATGACAATGCAGGTATAACCTATATCAGAAGAATGGTAACTGATGTTCACACTCTAGAAGAAGGAAACCTTGGGAAAAGCAAAGCGGAAAACAATGATTCCGTTGTCTTTCCTCACCCAGTAGTTGCCACCGAGGAAGAAATTTCAGCAAGTTATGTTAGACAATCCGTATATCTTGATGCTGTATCAGAGTTAGACAGTAGTGAATTACCTAATATTAGTTCGTCCAATGGTACTGTTGAGCAAAGTGTCAAGCAACCTGTGGATTTTAAGAACGGAGCACCAATCATAGACACCAGTATAAAAAATCAGTATGTTATTGAAAAAATTGAACAACCTGAGTCCAGTTATATTGATGAGAGCACAGCTGATGCAAAGGATAGAACTTCTGTCATATATGCAGCAGAAAAAGAACTACATATTTGTTCTGCAGATGAGCATAGTGTGAGTCCTAATACCATCAATACCCCATCAGCTGAGTTTGAAAGAAAAGAACAGTTTGCAGAGATAACTGCAAGTATTCAAGGACTAAAACCATCTGTGTCATTCAGCAGCGACAGACAGATGATTTGTAAAGATGATGGTTCTCATCAGATCATTAATAATGTTGTCCCAGAAAAAGCTGATGATTTTTCACCTAATTGCGTTAACATCTCATCATCTGGGTTGAAATACAACGGAGCATCCCTAGCCAATAGTGAAAATGATATCAGTTGCTTGCAAGAAACTGAAGCACCTATTACCTTTGCAAACGATGCTCAGACAGCTAACTGTGAAGACTTTGCTCATTGTGTTAGCATAATAGGTAAAGAAGCAGGTAAAGATCTACTAATGACCGATATATCCACTATGAAATCACCTCAGAGAATCAGCAAAGAGCCTGTGGATTTGACGACAGATAACATGCAATCTATGCAAGAACCAGAACCATCCAACCATGATGGCAAACAAATAATTTATGGAAATGTGACGAACCATAAGATAGATATAGTACACAATGAGACAAGGACTAGCTCAGAAACAGTTCCATTATATGGCCTACTacaagaagaaacagttcaacACAAAGGTGCAGAAGTTGAAATTTCGGAGGAGCAAGTGAAAATCACTTCCTCCAACAAAGAAGTCAGAGCGTATCTTAAAAAAGATAAAGCCAAACTACAGAAAGAAATGTGCAACGATAAGCTATCTGGAACAAAGTTGTCAGCAGAAGGTGTACCTGGAACTGGCATTGTGGTTGATCCATCAAATGGTGTACAGAAAACTAAAAGAGTGGCACGCAAACGGCTGAAGAAAGTGCAAATCAATCAGGGAGTTGCAGAAATAGTCGCAGAACAAGATGTCATTCACAATAGCAGCATGGTTGATCAGGTAAACAGTAGCCAGAATGTTAAAAgggcaagaagaagaaatcagacAAATGCATTTCGCACCCAAGGATCTCAAACAAGAGAAGAAATTCCAGAAACAGCTCTCATGGCAAATTTACCTGATGATGCACCAAGATCTGAAAACATGAATCCTCTTGGTGACGCAGGTTCATCTGCTGGAGCACTATCTTCAAAG GATGTTCTTAGGGAATCTCAGCCAAGTAGGTTCAGTGCCCGTACGACGATGAAGGAAGAGTTAaaactcaactgtcaaacttctgAAAGGGTGGAGGCAGCCACAACAGAAACTAAGACCAACATGCATGACTATAATGTCATGCATGAGGGATCAACTGATTTTAACAAGTCAAAAACGAAGATGGGTGTAGCTGCTGCCAAGAAGTCTACAAAGAG AAAATCATTATTGAAGCGTACCAAGCCAAGTAATGCAGTGTCAAATAAAGACTCAAAGGAACCCACTGGTGACTGA